The sequence below is a genomic window from Streptomyces sp. B21-105.
CGCTGGCAAGGCGTCAACGCCACCGTCACCAAGAATTTCGTCCGCAGCGCGGCCAAGGAGTTCGCAGATCTCCAGAGGGAGGCGCAGAGCATCCACAGTGTGCTCGCCGACGCGCACACCGAACTCGTGCAGATCCAGAAGAGAGCTGCGGCCCTGACCGATGAGGCTCGCAGAGGTGATCCGAACCGAACTCCTGATCCCGACCATGGCCTGCTGGTGACGGACGGTGCGAACGGGACGGTGAAGGTCATCGAGTCGGTGTGCGACGTCAACGGCACCTCGCAGCGCACCAAGGACAGGATGCAGTGGTACGCAGACACCCTCACCGGTCTCGTAGCTCATGCTGCCGAGATAGATGCCGCAGTCATCCGGGCGCTGAGGAAATCCCACGGCGGGGACCCGCACAACGCCGGCCACGCCACGTACACCTCGCTCGACGAGGACCAGCTGCCCCGTGCGATGAGTCTCGCCTCGTTGGGGGACGGCGCGAACGACGAACAGCGGGCAGAGCTGCGGCGATTGTGGCAGTCACTGAGCCCGGAGGCGCGCGCCGACCTCTGGAAGGAGCACAAGGACGACCTTCTTGCAGCCGGGGTGTTCCGTCCAACCGTCAAGCAGATCGCGCCGGACAGGGGGTCGGGACCGCACGGATCGGAGGAACCCGGATTCACCGAGTACCTGACCAAGGACAAGATGAGGATGCTGGCCTCGGGCTCCGACTGGGAGGGTATGAACGGAGCCATTGTCAAGAGTTGTGGATCGAGTCGTTCGCATCGGTGGTGCTGTCGCTGGGGTTGAGGAGGTAGGAGCCCCTCGCGACGCCTTGCAGGATGCTGTCGGCGGTTGCCTCAGCGGTCAGGGTGGTGGAATCCAGGACGTGGGCCTCATAGATACCCAGGTTGCGGAACTGGCCGTGCAGTGAGCGAATCGGCTCGGGGTCGGTCAGAGCGTCGTCGGCCCGGCTCGTTGCCCGTTCCAGTGTGGTGTGTTGGTCCGGCCGAAGGATGACGTAGCTCAGCGGCAGGGCCCGCTCCCGTGCCGTCACGCGGAAGAGGTCGATGAACCAGGGCCCGACGATGCCGTCGCAGATCACGTGGTATCCGCCGTCGGCGTAGCCGAACGCTGCTGAGACCAGTACCTGCAGGACTACTTGGTTCTGCTCGTGTGCTTCGGGCAGGTAAGGCGCGATCCAGCCCTGCTTGATATAGCGCCAAAAATCGTCGCTGTGCAGGTGGACGCTGGGAGTCAGGTGATCTGCCAGCAGTTGCGCCACGGTGCTCTTGCCTGCTCCGGGCGGCCCGGTCAGGACAATTACCTGACCGTGGTCAGGGGACGTCCGAGACAGGGGCGGCGGGTTCATGCCGCCACCGTGCCACGTTCGACCAGCACACCGCTTTCGAATTTGGCTCCCGCACGGACAAGGGGCACCAGGTGGGCGCCGGTGATCGCGCGCCAGCGGGCCTGGGCGGACTCTACGAGCTTGAACACCATCGCGAGTGCGGCGGCGGGGCTGCCGGCCCCGCGGGTGACCTTGGTGCGGAGCTTGACCGTGGAGAATGTCGACTCGATGGGGTTCGTGGTCCGCAGGTGGATCCAGTGCTCGGCAGGGAAGTCGTAGAACGTCAGCAGTTCCTCCCGGTCGTCGGTGATCTTCGCGACGGCCTTGGGCCATTTGGTGCCGTAGGTGCGGGCGAACGCATCGATCGCTTTCTCGGCGTGGGCGCGGTCCTCGGCGTTGTAGATCTCCTGCATCGCCTTCGTCGCGCCCGGCTGTGCGGATTTCGGCAGGCAGTTCGTGACATTGCGGGCCTTGTGAACCCAGCACCGCTGATGGCGGGCGGCCGGAAAGACCTCGGCC
It includes:
- a CDS encoding AAA family ATPase yields the protein MNPPPLSRTSPDHGQVIVLTGPPGAGKSTVAQLLADHLTPSVHLHSDDFWRYIKQGWIAPYLPEAHEQNQVVLQVLVSAAFGYADGGYHVICDGIVGPWFIDLFRVTARERALPLSYVILRPDQHTTLERATSRADDALTDPEPIRSLHGQFRNLGIYEAHVLDSTTLTAEATADSILQGVARGSYLLNPSDSTTDANDSIHNS